DNA from Phragmites australis chromosome 16, lpPhrAust1.1, whole genome shotgun sequence:
GAGAACAACACACAAGGAAAATATAGGAAGAGAGAACTTAAGGCAAGTATCAAGACCCTAACAGAAAAGGTACTCGGTGaccttagctttaggttagaccagatctgatatactctctaTAATAGATTTAGCTCCATTGCCTGTACTCGAGATCATTAATATAcgacagcaacacccccacaggatgtAGGacattactccaatcggaggcccgaacctatacACATCAATTGTCCTGTCTCgggattaatccctgcactcgaaggtacccagtctaTTTACAGACACATTGTCCGAAATCAATCTTCGACAAATATTATTTACCAAGACTAGATAATTGGCAATATAATATGCAGTCAAGAACCGAAGTTGTAGTGGCTGCTAGGGCACGTGTTGATGACCATATCTTTCGGATGCGAATAAAGTTGGCAATTCCACGAGAATAAAGTTGGCAATTCCACGAAAAGGCGGCAGCTGAATTCTGATCATATGTAGAAGTATGCCGGCCATGATCGTTGCTTTGACCATATGATTGGACAATGTTTATAAGCATCATAATTAGGTCAAATTCTCTATGCCATCTTCAACGAAAAGATATGATCTGTGTACATTGGTTTCTCCATTGGAGCTTGCTACAGAAAGTAGAAGAGAGGGAATATGTACACAAGACGTGCCACATAATAGGAGTCATTATGTTGGAAGTCTTTGTTAAGAATATGTGGCATTTTAATTCCAGGATATGCGTTAGATGATTTTCTAATTATTATgtatttcattacttttttGCTTACTCAAACATATTTGAGTCGAGCATTCGGACTGTAATAACAAATTAGGTTGTGTGCACCATATGGTTCAGAGATCGGAAAGTTAatttccattattaaaaaaatatgatctgTGTGGCCCTAAAATAACGATAACTCCAACATAATGCAGGACAAGTGACATACAACATTCTCGAAATTCCATTTTGAGATGGTTCTCTTTGGTTTTGCAAGCATTTCGAAAGAGTAAGCCCCTAAGGTTACTGGTGTACATGTGAGTTTTCTCATGCAAAACACTTTGTGCGTGGAAGGCGAAATAACATGCAAGATCTAGCTTTGCGTAATTTTTGGCTCAGCACGCCCCAAAACATTGAAAATTTGATGGATGATATCGCAACCGTCCTGGATTGCCCACCCAATTACTCAGAGATATTTTTGCCATGGTTATTTCTTTTATCTGAAAATAGTGGCAGATGCCTAGTTATCCTATATGGAAATATTGGCAGGGGTGAACCTAGCTTAAAAATTGAATGGTGGCATAACACTAACGGTACCTTTGCAATTTCATGAAAAAAAGAACTAAGTTGACCGAAGTCCATaaaaaacaagaatttgaaCGAAGATTTGTGCCCACGTTAGACCTTTCCTGGGTCCGCCCCTGAATATTGGTGTTTAGAGTGCTAGCTAGGTATTTATCGAAAAAGTATACACAAAGTACTTAAGTAAAGCCCATGGTAGCTATCACTACAACAAAATCGGTCATCTGTGTCAGATCATCAGCATCAGTTAGaccagaactgacactgataaagtatcagtgccagttcgtaaCATCCCACGCTTATCATTGATTGAGTTAggttgaaccagcactgatactaatAGTATCAGTACCAGTTGTTAATAGGAACTAACACTGAAACTTGCTCCAAATTTGAGATTTTGATATACTTCCGTTTTGACTCTAGCGCTTACGTCCGGCTCGATCACAACcactctgtctctctctctttatCTCTTTGTTATCCTTACAAAACTAGACCTCACCCATCTCTTCATCTgatctctctcttcctctctctaatCCTATCCAAATCCTCCATGGATCCACCCTCTTTCTCTCCAAAATGGGAATGGTTCGGGGAGCTTCTTGGGGATGGGATCTTCAACACCAACGGCGAGGCATGACGCGTGCAATGCAGGCCGCCATGGCGGAGATGCACTCGGCGGGGATGGAGCTGGTCGCCTAGAGGAGTTGAGGCGGCAGGAACCTAGGCAGAGGTGGATCGGGGTCACAGCAAGGCTCGCCAGCGGCGAGCGTGGCCGAGCGGTGGTGGTGACTACGAGGGAAGTCAGCTTCTGGCCTCCCGGTGCGGCATGCGCGCACAGCATGCGGTGGACGAGCACCCTTCACGCGCGCTTCATCCACGCCATCGAGCTCCTCGGTGGCCATGATCGTGAGTCAAAGCGCCTCCGCTTCCTTTCCTCACTTCCACAGCACCGAAATCCATTGTCCACATAAACATTTCTCGGTAATTTTGGATCATTTTTTCTTTGGGGATTAATCCCCCTTGCTTCTCTAGGCACACAAGGATGGCCGAGCGGAGGTGAAGAATGGGGCGTTGCGATGTGTGTGCTAGTGTGGATGTATGCTTCTTGTGTTGTGATGTGTGTGCCAGTGTGGATGTATGCGATATAAATGATATTATTTAGAGAATAAAATTGCGAGTACATATTCTTATGTGTTCTTGTGGATATATGCGATCTgtatgttcttgttcttgtgctaGTGTGGATGTATGCGATCTCTATGATATTTCTGTGTTCTTAGTTCCATTCTACGAATCGGTTGACGACTCATCGGATCGGGGTagcagctgaggtggcagccGAGCCAacttatttttttttggcttcgaGAACCTTTTCAGTGCCCATTGATAACTGTGGACCAACATTAATACTCATTATCAATACCGATTCacaaatcgacactgataatgaTAGACTATCACTATTAAGtaatcattgtcggttcaaaaatcgacactgataaacCTTTCTGTAGCGGTGCATAGCCCAACGGTATACAATATAATGTGTGCCTAATGGTGTACGACGCAATGTGTGTACATACTCCACGGATAGAAAAATCCACACCCACCTATGTAAGACGTGTGTCACGCAGAAATCCACTTCTTGAACTACTGCATACGAACTGTTAAAAAAACTACGTATGAAAAGAATAGAAGCAAGGCAATCGCCATGAATTTTGACTACAAAATTTTCTGGctaaggaaaaggaaaagaaaatacaaagaagaagaaaggcatGCATGCGACTTACACAGCACTAATCTCCCTTCTTCACACGACGTGGTTGCAACGCAGCATGCGCCTTGCAACGCAGGATGCCCCTTCCTCGATCACAGCAGGGTTGGGCTTCATCTAAGAAGATTATTATGATGTGCATTTTAAAATCTTGGCCCCTCCAACCATTTTTCTTTGGATTTGGAGTTCCAAGTATTCTACAAAGCTCAAAGTTTTCATGTGGCTTCTCTTCAAGAATCGTCTCAACCTAAAAACTTATAAAAGGAAGAACTGCTCAAAAGGAAGAACTACAAAATTGAAGGAAATGATTATAATTATGTGCTTTGCAATCACAGCATTGAGGAAACCACATTCCACCTGTTTTTTGCTTGCGACTTCATCACTAGATGTTGAACAACAATTAGTCTTTTTTTGACCTGTGGAGCTGAATTTCTTTCACATGATCTAGGAAGCCAAAAACAATTTCCAGCATGAATTCTTTATGGAAGTGTTCTCTATTGCTGCTTGGGAAATCTAAAAACAATGAAACACCATGATCTTTAACAGGTCATCGACTAACTTCCTCGGATGGAAAGAATCTTTCTAAGATACTCTCTTTGTATAATCGCACAGGATGAGTACCTCAAATTTGGGTACCTCACCCCACCGCAACACTGTAGTACTAGATGTCGTCTCTGTTGGAGTGCGACAGGAAGCAGCAGAGGCAGCAAAAGTGCCTACCACAGTgatgcaggtgacggatgctacttttgctggagatggcctaagccTAGGTCTTAGACCAAGGTTAAAAAATTTGTTGAAAATCGCGTAGTATTCAGGATATTTGGCCAATTTGCTGCGGTCTAAATTCAAAAATTGAACGGTTTtcaattttgaattcaaaaaattcaaatcaaatttgaaaaaaataaaaaattcataaaaaatatagacaattctaagactatatataaaaaaattcaaaaaaatgtcATTTGTATCAAAAAATATGTGCCGAAACATTGATAGTTTGAAAAAAGGCCGCAAAGCAGAAAAGGCTGAAATGGGCCAAATGCACAGTGCAAACGGCCCATTTTAGCCCAGGTCAATGGGATAAGAGCACGAGCAGGATAAGGTCTTTCCCTCGCTTTGTCCAGAGCAAAAACGATGCCATCTCCTCGAGCGCAGCCAGATCCGCCATGTAGCCGAGGAAATTTGGCGGAGAAAGCGAAAAAAGTGGTGTGGAGGGGTCGGTAATCGAGCGCATTGCAGCGGTATTCATGATTTATGGAGGGAAAAGCGAGCACTTGACGCTCGACCGCATTTCGACACAGTTCGACCGGTAAGCGCTTAAAGCCTAGGGGTTGGTTAGTGTCCAATAGCGTTGGTTAGCGCCTAGTACTTGGTTTTTGTTCAATGTTTAATCACTGTTGGAATTTGTGGAGTGCTAAtaggatgatatatgttgttttgcaGTAATCTATGGCGaatagagatgtggtgtggcaaCATGGGGACAACTTGCACCCggggtttaggtgcaattactgtaagaagaaaaagaaagatgatggtgccacaaggttgaaagaatatTTGGCAGGGCGTGAATCGAATATTATAAGTTGCAATATGGTGCCTCCAGATGTGTGTGATTACTTCGTGCATGAGCTTAATAGGataagagataagaggaaggaaAGGTTTGAGAAGAGGCTTCAGAGGCAAGATGCAGTTGCCCAcatagatttgacaagcgataatGAGGAGAGCgaagaggaacaggtgcagcGTGCTATGGTTCAGTCTAGGGAGGAGGTAGAGTTCAGGAGAAGAGCCGGTGATTCCTACGACCATGAAGGTGGTAGTGGAAGTGTCAAAGAAGGCAATGTTTTGAACAGGATGCTTAGGAGGGCATCTTCAACTAGGGAGCCACCTAGTATTAGGGATTACAATGTTGCTGTAGCAAAATCCCTTATGCAGCATAAGATTGACACCGTGCCATGGAGTGCGAAgggaaaaaatgaaaatgtagctattggtttggcatggtccaaaATTTTCCACACTTCAGGTATTCCTAGTTGAAGGGCGGATGACACATTCTTTATTGCTGCAGTGAGAGAAACACATAAATGGGGTGAGTGATAaagtttttaatgaattttattgTTGTCCTTCTTTTTTACTTATGACCATCTAATCTATAAGAGGAGAGAGTGTCCATCTCTAACTGACCgagatatagatggtaagtaaCTGGACGAGAACGAGAGAAATTTGAAGaagatatttgacaagtggaagctagaatgaCTAGAGTATGGTATGACCATCATGTGTGATTCTTGGACTAGACTgacgcacatgagtattattaatttccttttaTATTGCAATGGCCGCATGTTTTTCTACAAGTCTGTAGATGCGATTAGCTACAACCAAGATGCCAAATATTTGAACAATGTATATTGTTTTGCTGAGTTGATAACTTAGTAttgcaattgttgcatatttatttggatGATTCgtttatgcaggagataagatTAGTGGTGAATAATGTGGGGACACAAAATATTATGCAGATCGTGACCGATAACGGGTCTAACTATAAGAAGGCATGTCAAGTTCTCAGAAGGGAGTATCCCGCTATCTTATGGCAGCCTTGTGTGGCGCatacgataaatttaatgttgaaatcaattggTGAATTTAGAGACCACGATATTATCATTCAAAGTGCAAGGTCTATATCTTGATGGCTTTACAATTATTCAAAGctccatgaaatgatgaagaccgttattggtggagagttggtgaaGTGGAATGCTATAAGGTTTGGcacaaactatctatttcttgaATGCTTTTTATGTCGAAGGGATAGGTTCATGCAATTGATGGGATCTAGTGAGTTCAAACATTTTCACTACATTGTTTATGATATTGGGAGATATGCGCATACTTGCCTATCAAACTTAATATGGTGGGACAACCTTAAAATGGTTGTCGATTCCGTTCAGCCGTTGTATGCCTTCCTCTGATTTACTGATCAAGACAAGATGCCGACAATcagtgaggtgctcctgagatacaaCATTGTCAAGCAGGAGTATGATTCCTTCTATCACAATGATAGGGATACCTTTGACATGTACATGACAGTTGTCAATCGCAGAATGTATGATCTAACGCATGAGACCTACGTGAATACTGGTGATGCACTCTTACCACTTGCATTCTTATAGTActaatgcttatggtactaattctttgatcatcaacttgcagtGGTCCATccttgttcgaagatctccATGAGGCATTCGAGAGGATGATCGATATTAATATTGGCGCAAAAGCACTTAATGAGGTTGAAATATATCGGACCAAGTCTCGGTCATCTTGCTTCACATATGGCATGTGACGACAAGACTCCACCTGGTACATATTACGTTGACATATATAACCGTTATATCTCTTTATATAATTGCAGCACAATGGTGGTCTATGTTCAGTTTGTCTACACCTATACTAACGATGCTTGTCAGGCGCCTAGTATCTCAAtgcgcttcatctagtgggtgtgagaggaattggagtacatttgcatttatccacacGAAAGTTCGCAGCcggttaagctacaagaagcttcacaagttggtatatgtaaactacaacctgagaatgCATTATAATTTGAATGTTGGCATCAGAtcgactgttgatgatgatccatttcagcggcttatggagctcacattgaatgaggaGAACAATCCGCTCCGGGACTAGATGGAGACCGGTAGATCAAATGCTACCCCATAGCTTGATAAGGAGGATACAGACAGTGACATATCCCTGCCAACTCACATGTTAAGAAATATAGTGAACCCACATGATTTGCAATGGCAGACTAGGGAACGTACACTATCACAATAGGCCACTAAAGTAGTAGGTGATACACACACGGGAAAAAGGAAGAAGCAAATTGCGCAtccaaagaagatcaagaagattaagggtaagggTAAAAGATAAGTGCAAAGTGATGAGAGCATAGATAGGGGCTCAAAGAGCCTAACTTATCAAGAGTTTAATGACAACAGCTCAAAGACATATAGTAGTGACGATGACGGTCAGGGAAGAGGTGCTCCTCCACGCCCATCCTCTGTCATTGTTCTCGTGTAATTCACTGCTGAGAGTTAGTTTACGCATGCCACATAGGACCCAGACCATAGTTCCCTATCCTCACAAAGACATGTCATACAGGGTGGTCATGATGAACCACAAGATAGTACGAGCTCTTGCAGCAACTATGGCATGAAGAGTAGTTTTAGATCATATCCGTACCACTATCTTGTCCTCGATGCtcagtcagagcctcctatttagttggtctatgagtggcaagactCTGAGTTTTATACCATTACAAGGATAATTGTCAACTACTTCTGCATGGATGGGACAAAGTTGGGACAAAATTGGGTTGAGTTTAAGGCAGAATTGTTATCTACACAACGAATAATATTCATATCCGCCGAGGAGTATAATACAGCCGAATTTAATCATCCCATTAGAATCTGGTGGTACTGAAGGTGATGCTTACCTTCTGGAACAAATTCCTAATTTTGtatacataacaaaatatatgactaattttttttcatctcataTGTTGTACATGGCGTtgatgcattgaaaactatggatCATCACTTTTTGTAAGTGTGGATGGTAATATGCCAGTATAAAGTGAGCTTACGTGATATGTGATTGTGTTTCTAGCTTCTGTACGGataatttgatatttttataaCTTAAGGTGCTACCTATATAATGTTTGAATATATTTATGAAACAATTATATTGTCATACTCATATTGCTATTAATATCTATTTGTATGATATATGCACGGAGTAGATAGTatgattaaataaaatatagaaaatctcatgccatatttgtttctattttttctgatttttgtgtgactttttctgattttttttattttccttgaacTTCAAGGATATTCGAACAATGCGCTCGGTAAATTGGTCAATTCGACCGATTTCTAACAAAATCGTTCGAAAATGCGGCCAATTCGATCAATTCGGAAAAAGCGATAAATTATATCGGTTTTCAAACAAATTTGATCTTTTTTTGGTTCAAATCGAGTGGTTACTAAATGTCAATTCACCTGCATTTTTCCACCAAATTACAGATTTGACCGACCGAATTTTGAGtgaattctcaccgaattttgggtgaattctcaccgaattttgaGCAGATTTCTCGATATTCGTGAAATTCGAAAAATCCCTAGGTAGCGAATTCCGGTGATCATCGAATTTTTAACCCTGTCTTAGACTGGCTGCAGTCCTTTGTAtaacttcttttcttttttctttgttcatAAAGTTTTGTTTCCTTTCGATTTAATAAAAGCTTGCAGTGAGGGCTTCCCTCAATGTATTTCCGTTCAAAAAAACAGCAGGGTGGGGCCAGGGGTGCATGGGCCCCGCGCTCACGACCCCATCTGTCAGAAGGCGCCCCTCGGCAGCGCTCGGTCAGCAGCGACGAGCTAGCCGCCCGtcgtttttttttctgtttctcCCCTGTGATGGCGGTCCATGGGacgccgcctctctctctcgcgcgaaATTTAGTTGAGGGCTCGACGTGGTTCGTCTCTCTCCTCAgcgaggaaggaggagagagagagagaggaaggccCGGCGCAACGGAGATGGTTAGATATTTCTCTCCCTTCTGTTCCGCTCCCACACTCTCTAGTTCTTGGACGAGTGTCGCTCGAGATTAACGATGGACGGGCGGGCAGGCGGGCGCTGTTTTCTTTAACCTTTTTTTCTTGCCGTTCTTGCCATCTTTGATCGTCCTATCTTGCGTTCAATTGGCCTGCTTGAATCCGTCAATTCCTCCGTTTGCGATTTGTTTCTGAGTTTGGGAGCCAATTGATTGatgcctccatctctctcatTGTGAGTTCGAAGGGGAACGAATGGGAAGCTGTGGGGAGACAAATTGTGTCTCGTTTCTTTCGCATCTCCCGTTTCATATCTTGGGTCGGCGAACAAATGGGCTTTGTGCGGCCGCCTGTGTTATCTTTTTCCCTTGATTAGTTAAACGACGAGaaggttttttgtttttgtttttggcgATTAATTTGTGTCGATCGGTAGGAGCAAAACTGTTTGATTGTTTTCATCTCCTTGTTCGTGTTGCGCGGGCGATTCTTGGAGGATTGGTTGACGCCAAATTAAGGGCGGACATTTCGTTCGCTCTTTTTGATGACAGTTTTAtctatttgttttttgtttccgCCCCTGGCCATATAAATTGTTTCAGGCTTTGGAATCgggagaggagaagagggcCGATCCTCCGCGTTTTCTTGGATGCAGGCAGAAGATGTGATCCATTTCGATTGATATCTTGGATTTCCTAGATTTTTTGTTGGTGAATAGTTCCAGAATTTTAGGTTCATTGGTTACTATTTTTCTGTTGCTTTTATGTACCTTCAAATCGAGCCAACTCCGTTTTATTTTCTGTTTGCTAACATCTTTTGACCCTCGTTGGAACCCAGGATTTTTCCCTGATTTTCTGGGGTTGTTTAATCCAATCTTGAATTTAGCCTTACAATCCTACATTTCCCTCTTCATCCATGTTGTCTTTTCAGTTCCGagatataaatattatttaagtTTTGGGATATACCAAGGATCACGTCCCTATTGATCCATAGTTGCTTGGCGTGCTAGTGTGGGTATGAGTGGCTTCACCTTTCAGCAAAAGGCAATAATTTCAGCTAGAAAGGGAGGGGTACCAGACTACCAGTAACTTCTCTTCTGGTGGTTTTTCATCCTTCAATAAGCTTTACTGGTGTAGGAAGCACCTCAACACCTAATCTACCTGTAGAGTTATTTGTAGGATTTACCTAAGTGGCTATAGTTTGACAATGCTGTTGATTAGGCCCGATTATATGGCTGTATGCGCGCAGACGTCAACGTCATTTAAGTTGTGCTATCATGGTTTGTTGGTCCAATTTTGTCAGGCTCTATGTTATTCTTGCAAgcaaatttcagcaaatacTGGTCAATGGTTACCATCGTCTGTGTTTGAGTCCCTATATGTGTCACCCTCTCTGATACGTTGATTTCCATGAAGGAAATACCTTGTTTCATCCAGTCATTTGTTCTTTCTGCTAATGCTGGCAAGTTTTGGATGCAGAGTAGCATTGCTCAAATACTTCTGAGTTCTGATTTTTGTAGGTTAAGGAAtatctcttttccttcttggtTGGTTATGGATTAGTTTATGCCATCCACTTCTTATGTGTGCCTAGTAGGTTCAGATTACAAGCAGTAGTTGACTATCTTCTTCCATATGAATAGACAAGGTATCTGATTTTAACGTGCTGGTATTGTGTATAGTCTCAGTGTGCCATCCTCCTGTACACATGTAATCaatatattttcaaaatagTTTTGTGTTATCAATTGAATTATGACATGGCTGACTTGAACGTTCAACTTTCTCTAATTCGATCCATCTCTTATTTCAGTTGAATATCTGACATGGATGAAGCCATGGGAAGGCGAACAGTCAGTGGCCTTCTTGTCACCAAAGGGGGCTCAATTCTTGTCTTCAGGGAGGACAGCGCACGCCACAAGGCCACTGCTTGTTGTACCCGCCTTGGGTGCAGCAGTAAGCTTTTCCCTAACAAAGACAGGAAGGTGCACAGTTCAGCCAAGGAAGCAACAACTCCTCAGAGGTCACAAGTTTTCAGGATGTCTCCTCAAGGAAGAACTGGTTATGATGGAAGCACCAGCAGAAATGCAGCAAGTGCTTGTGGTGAGACTGAAAATAGaccaagaagaagagaaaatgcTGGACGGGATCTACTGGTTCGTTTGAAAGACAAGGTCAATGCATCGAGGAAGTGCTCGTTGAGTAGAGGGAGTAGTCCTAGTCCATCATCACTAAACACATCAAGCACTGGTTCCTCAAGCAGTAACCTATTGATTTCAAGATCGCTGCGATGGCCAGCTTCGAGGACGAGAAAGGATGGAGTCAGGAATGGTGAATCCCGGATGCATAGAAATAGTAATGAAAGTTCCAGTGTAGATGTGGGAAGAAGCAATTCTGACCAAGATCCCTCAGCGAGGTTTCTTTCTCGAAGCTTGTTCAGACACAGAAGGAGACTTCAGGGAGGACCAATATCTTTGGAGGACAATTTGGATGATTCCAATGAATATTGGCACTTTGATATGGATGAAAATGAAGAGGTATGTCTTTCTATAGATTTCTTTATAAAGGTTGCGATACATCCACCTTATATTTTTCAAGTGTCTTAAATATAAATGCAACAGAAGTGAAGCTTTCCTGAATTCTTTCAAATCAAAAGAAAGTACATTATTGGAAG
Protein-coding regions in this window:
- the LOC133895896 gene encoding E3 ubiquitin-protein ligase MBR2-like, which produces MDEAMGRRTVSGLLVTKGGSILVFREDSARHKATACCTRLGCSSKLFPNKDRKVHSSAKEATTPQRSQVFRMSPQGRTGYDGSTSRNAASACGETENRPRRRENAGRDLLVRLKDKVNASRKCSLSRGSSPSPSSLNTSSTGSSSSNLLISRSLRWPASRTRKDGVRNGESRMHRNSNESSSVDVGRSNSDQDPSARFLSRSLFRHRRRLQGGPISLEDNLDDSNEYWHFDMDENEEVEEYHVFNDRHRGMRMDIDDMSYEELLALGERIGTVSTGLSDGALSECLKRSLYVPTISTSHEDGDIKCIICQEEYFSGVEVAKMVCKHYYHITCIQQWLRQKNWCPICKSVASAISS